CTTTGCCGATGGCACGATCTCGAAATGGCTTTCGCAGAGCCTCGCGGTCTTCCGCCATTTCACCAGGGGCAAACAGATCCTGGTCGGCTCATCGATGGGCGCCTGGATCGCGCTGCGCATGGTGCAGGAGTTGCGCAAGGCAGGAGACGATCGTGTCGCCGGCCTGGTGCTGCTGGCGCCGGCGCCCGATTTCACCGCCGAGCTGATCGAACCGGTGCTGACCGAGGCGCAGAAGCACGACCTTGCCGAAAAGGGTTTTTTTGGCGAACCATCTGAATATTCGCCCGAGCCCTACATCTATACGCGTGCCCTGATCGAGGATGGCCGCGAGAACCGGGTCATGACCGGGCCGATCGACACGCATTGCCCCGTCCACATCCTGCAGGGGCTGGCCGACCCCGACGTGCCGGCAAGCCATGCCTTGAAACTGGTCAGCCTGCTGCCGGCCGACGACGTGACGCTTTCGCTCATTCCCGATGGCGACCACCGGCTGTCTCGGCCGCAGGATCTCGACATGCTGGTTCGCGCGGTGGGCGCCATGGCCGGACACGCAGGGTAAGACTGGGCAGGCGGGGTAAAGACATGCGCGTTTCCATTCCTGTATCAGCCTTCGTCGCGGCGATCGTCGGCTTTGGCGGCACGCTGGCCATTGTCATTGCCGCCGCCAAGGCGGTCGGCGCGACGCAGATCGAAACGGCGAGCTGGGTAACCGCCATCTGCCTGGCGATGGCAATCGAGTGCCTGTGGCTGTCATGGCGCACGAAAATGCCTGTCATCACCGCCTGGTCGACGCCCGGCCTGGCGCTGATCGCGGCCTCCAGCGGCTTTTCAATGCGCGAGGCCGTCGCCGCTTTCATCGTCACTGGCATCCTTCTGATCGCCACCGGCCTGTTTCGGCCACTGACGCAGCTGATCGCCAGGATACCGGCGTCGGTCGCATCCGGGATGCTGGCCGGCATCGTCGTCACCTTCGCGATCAATGCGGTGAAAACCATTCCGGTGGATCCGTGGCTGATCCTGCCGCTGATCGCGGCGTTTTTCGTCATCCGCCTGTTCAACCCTGCGCTTTCTGTGCTGGCCGTGCTGGTCGGCGGCGGGCTTGCCGCCTTCCTAACCGGCCGTGTCGGTGGCCTGCCGACGCCGGAACTGTCGACACTGACGCTGATTGCGCCTGACTTCACCGTCAAGGCGATTATCGGCCTGGCGCTGCCGCTCTATCTCGTCACCATGGCCTCGCAGAACCTGTCGGGCCTCGCGGTGCTGCGCGCCGCCGGCTACCACCCCGAGCCCGGCCCGCTGATCAGCGTCACCGGCCTGCTTTCGCTGCTGTCGGCGCCATTCGGCGCGGCTACCACCAATCTGGCGGCGATCTCGGCGGCGATCTGCACGGGACCAGACGTCCATCCGGACCCCGCCGAGCGCTGGAAGACAGGGCCGTTCTATGCGCTTGCCTATATCATCTTCGCGATGTTCGGCGCTTCGCTGGTGGCGATCTTCGCCGTCCTGCCGCAGAGCCTGATCGTGCTTGTCGCCGGCCTGGCGCTGATGGCGTCGCTGGCCAATGCGCTGGCGATCGCACTGAAGGACGAGGGTGAGCGCATGGCCGCCACGGTGACCTTCGTCGTCACCGCATCAGGGCTGACGCTGTTCGGCGTTGGCGCCGCATTCTGGGGCCTGGTTGCCGGGTTGGCATTGCTTTTCCTCGATATACTCAAAAAGCGATAATCATTTCAGGCCCTTGTCCGGTTTTGGCTGAAGCTGTCTTGAATCGCCGTTTTCCCGATCCCATTTCGATTCCACGCAGCCAGATGGCTGTCTCCAACCGAAGGAATCGGAGAAAATGAACACATCCGCACTGATCCGTCCGGCCTGGACGCCGGCGACCATCGCGTTGATGGTCATCGGCTTCATGGTGTTCTGGCCGCTCGGCTTCGCCATGCTTGCCTACATTATCTGGGGCGACCGGCTTGATGGCTTCAAGCGCGACGTCAACCGGGCAACGGACGGTATCTTCGCCGGCTGCCGCCGCGGTTCCGACAAGGCCTCGCGCTGGGGCCATGGTTCCGCCCGCACCGGCAACGTCGCTTTCGACGACTGGCGCGAGAAGGAACTCGAACGGCTCAACGAAGAGCGCCGCAAGCTCGACGAGATGCTGACCCAGTTCGACGAATACGCCCGCGAATTGCGTCGCGCCAAGGACCAGGACGAGTTCGATCGCTTCATGGCGAACCGCAACAAGTCGACGGCTCCCACGACGACCGACACCACGACCACCAAGCGTGGCGGCAAGGGCTCGGGCCTGCTCGACGACTGAGACCAGCGACCGGCCACTCCACAAATGGCGGCGTCGCGAAAGCGGCGCCGTTTCTTTTTTGTTCTACTCGTTTCCTCGAATCGCGTAACGTTGCGCCAATGTCCTTCGGCTTCTTCCGCAATCTGACCAAGCCCAAGCCCGCGCCGGTCGAGGAGCGCGAGCATGTGGTTGCCGGCCGCTCACTGCCGCTCAAGATCGTTGAAAACGACCGCGCGCGGCGGCTGACGCTGCGCATCGATTCCGGCGGCCGCGGCCTGCGCATCACCGTCCCGCCGGGCCTGCGCCGGGGCGAGGTGGAGAAATTCCTGCATCGGCATCAGGGCTGGCTGGAGCAGCGGCTGGCCAAAGTGCCCGACCGGCCGCAAGTGCGACCCGGCATCAAGATTCCCCTGCGCGGCGTGCCGCATCTCATCGTTCATGAGCCGGGCAAGCGCGGCACGGTCTCGGTCGAGAACGACGCCGCTGGGCCGACGCTGGTCGTCCATGGCGATCGCATACATTTGCCGCGCCGCATCGCCGACTTCCTCAAGCGCGAAGCCAAGCGCGAGATCGAGGCGCTGGTGCTGAAACACACCGGAGCGCTGGGCAAACGAGCCAAGGCGGTCCGCTTCAAGGACACGTCAAGCCGCTGGGGGTCCTGCACCTCAGACGGCAGCCTGTCCTTTTCCTGGCGCATCATGATGGCGCCGGCGCCGGTGATAAACTACCTCGTCGCGCATGAAGTGGCACATCTCAAGGAGATGAACCATGGCCCGGACTTCTGGGCCCTGTGCGAAGAGCTTTGCCCGGACACCGAGCGCTGCAAGGCCTGGCTGAAGCGCAATGGCGGCGCGCTGCAGGCGATCGTGTTCGAGTAATTCGGCTGGCCGGCCTAAGCCCGCGCCCGGTCAGTCATCATTCGCCGCGTTCAAATCCTCAGGCCGCAAGCCCTCATCGCCATGATGCGGCCATGGCAGAAAGTTGCTGTCAAAGGCATCTCCGCCAAAATACTCGAGCGCGCGATGCGCCTCGGCGCCGTTGAATGCGGCCTTGTCCATCAGATGGGCGATGACCTCGCGCGCCTGTGCGATCTTCTGGCTGAGTTCGGCAACGGTTCTGTCGGCCATGATTGTGCTCCCGCCTTGCGTCCTGTCCGTCAATAGGTAGCGCCTTTGGCGTTGCTGGCAAACAGCATGCTTTTTCTCGACTCTTTTGCCGTTTCGTGCCAATTCCCGCCCCATGGCGCTCGACATCAAGATCTGCGGGTTGAAGACCGACACGGCAATGGCCGCGGCACTGGCCGGCGGGGCCAGCCATGTCGGCTTTATTTTCTTCGCCAAGAGCCCCCGCTTCATCGAGCCTTCGGAAGCCGGCCGCCTGCGCGAAGCCGCAACCGGCAAGGCCAGCGCGGTCGCCGTCACGGTTGATGCCAGCGATGCGTTCCTGGATGAAATCGTCCAGAAGATGCGTCCCGACATGATGCAGCTTCACGGCTCGGAAAGCCCGGCACGGCTAACCGCAGTAAAAGCGCGCTACGGCCTGCCGGTGATGAAGGCGCTGTCGGTCAGCCAGACCGCCGACCTGGAACGGGTAAAGCCCTTCATTGGCATCGCCGACCGCTTCCTGTTCGATGCAAAGCCGCCGAAAGGTTCCGAACTGCCGGGCGGCAATGGCGTCTCTTTCGATTGGGATATTCTCACCGGCCTTGACGCTGGCGTCGATTACATGCTTTCCGGTGGGCTCAACGCCGCCAATATCGGCGATGCCCTTCGGCTAGCAAACCCGCCAGGAATAGACATTTCGTCGGGCGTGGAGAGCGCGCCGGGCGTCAAGGATCCGGTGCTGATCGAACAGTTTTTCCGGGCCGTCAGGGCAGCGACCGACAATCGCGCCGCCTGACGATCGAACCAGAGCATGCCGCGGAAGATCGGTAACCGGTTTTCCGACAAGGGCATGCCGCACATCAGGACGTAGGAGATCGGCGATGAACAAGCCGGCGACACCCAATTCCTTCCGCACCGGACCCGACGAACAGGGCATGTTCGGCATCTTTGGCGGGCGCTTCGTCGCCGAGACGCTGATGCCGCTGATCCTCGACCTCGAACGGAACTGGAACGAGGTCAAGAACGATCCGGATTTCAAGGCCGAACTGCAGAACCTTTCGACCCATTATGCCGGGCGCCCGTCGAAGCTCTATTTCGCCGAAGGCCTGACCAGGCATCTTCGTGAGGTTTCCTCGGCGAAGGGCCTCGGGGGCGGCGCAAAAGTCTATTTCAAGCGCGAGGACCTGAACCATACGGGTTCGCACAAGATCAACAACTGCCTCGGCCAGATCCTCCTGGCCAAGCGCATGGGCAAGAAGCGGATCATCGCCGAAACCGGTGCCGGCCAGCACGGTGTCGCTTCGGCCACGGTGGCGGCGCGTTTCGGCTTTCCTTGCGTCGTCTACATGGGTGCGACCGACGTCGCCCGCCAAAGCCCCAATGTCTTCCGCATGAAGCTGCTGGGCGCCGAGGTGCGACCGGTGACCGCCGGCCACGGCACGCTGAAGGACGCCATGAACGAAGCCCTTCGTGATTGGGTGACCAATGTCGAGGATACCTACTATCTGATCGGCACCGCCGCCGGCCCTCACCCCTATCCGGAGCTGGTGCGCGACTTCCAGTCGGTGATAGGCACCGAGGCACGCGCCCAGATCCTCGAGCAGGAAGGCCGCTTGCCCGACACGATCATCGCCGCTGTCGGCGGCGGCTCGAATGCCATCGGCATGTTCCATCCCTTCCTCGACGACAAGGATGTTCGCATCATCGGTATCGAGGCCGGTGGGCGCGGTCTCGACGGCATCGAGCATTGCGCCTCGATGAATGCCGGCTCGCCGGGCGTGCTGCACGGCAACCGCACCTATCTCCTGCAGAATGCCGATGGGCAGATCATGGACGGCCATTCGATCTCGGCCGGCCTCGATTACCCAGGCGTCGGTCCCGAGCATTCCTGGCTGCGCGACTCCGGCCGCGTTGAATATGTGCCAATCCTCGACGACGAGGCGCTGGAGGCGTTCAAGCTGACGACGCGCGTCGAAGGCATCATTCCGGCGCTGGAATCAGCACACGCCATCGCACATGCGGTGAAGATCGTGCCGGCAATGGACAAGGACCAGATCGTCATCGTCAACCTGTCCGGCCGTGGCGACAAGGACGTGCACACGGTGGCCTCGATGCTGGGCATGGAGATCTGATCATGACCACGCGCATCGACCGCCGCATGGCGAAGCTGAAGACTGAAGGCCGCCCGGCGCTCGTCACCTATTTCATGGGCGGCGACCCCGACTACGACACCTCGCTGTCGATCATGAAGGCGCTGCCAAAGGCCGGAGCCGACATTATCGAACTCGGCATGCCGTTCTCCGATCCAATGGCCGACGGCCCGGCGATCCAGGCTGCTGGTTTGCGTGCTCTGAAAGGCGGCCAGACGCTGGTCAAGACGCTGAAGATGGCGTCCGACTTCCGCGCCGGCGATAATGAAACGCCGATCGTGCTGATGGGCTACTACAACCCGATCTACGTCTACGGCGTCGACCGCTTCCTCAAGGATGCGCTGGCCAGCGGCATCGACGGGCTGATCGTCGTCGACCTGCCGCCGGAGATGGATGAGGAACTGTGCATTCCGGCGCTGAAGGCGGGCATCAATTTCATCCGCCTGGCGACGCCAACCACCGACGACAAGCGCCTGCCCAAGGTGCTGCAGAACACGTCGGGCTTCGTCTATTACGTGTCGATGACCGGCATCACCGGCTCGGCGCTTGCCGATACCGGCAAGGTTGCAGCAGCTGTCAAGCGCATCAAGGGCCATACCGACCTGCCGGTCTGTGTCGGCTTCGGTGTCAAGACCGCCGAACAGGCGCGCACCATCGGCGCGTCGGCCGACGGCGTCGTCGTCGGCACCGCAATCGTCAATGCGGTCGCCAATGTGCTGGGGCCGAAGGGCGAGAAAACCGCCGATCCGGCCGAGGCTGTCGCCACGCTGGTCAGCGGACTTGCACAGGGTGTGCGCGGCGCCCGCCTTGCTGCCGCCGAATAATCTTCCTAGATCAAGTCAGTGCATGTCGCCCAAAATCGGTTCCCATTTCCGGGCGACATGCACTAACTCTTCGTCAGGACAGGAGCCGAAGCGATGAACTGGATCACCAACTACGTTCGCCCGAGGATCAACTCGATGCTCGGCCGGCGCACCGACATGCCGGAAAATCTCTGGATCAAGGATCCGGAAACCGGCGAGATGGTCTTCCACAAAGATCTGGAGTCGAACCAGTTCGTTATCCCGTCCTCTGGGCATCACATGAAGATATCGGCCAAGGAACGGCTGAAATTCTTCTTCGACGACGGCAAGTACGAGACCCTGGAAAACCCCAAGGTCATGCAGGATCCGCTGAAGT
The nucleotide sequence above comes from Mesorhizobium shangrilense. Encoded proteins:
- a CDS encoding alpha/beta hydrolase — protein: MTAPIFLDVDGSRIAVRHATGMEPGIVWLGGYKSDMLGTKAEVLSKWTEGEGRAFLRHDYSGHGESGGAFADGTISKWLSQSLAVFRHFTRGKQILVGSSMGAWIALRMVQELRKAGDDRVAGLVLLAPAPDFTAELIEPVLTEAQKHDLAEKGFFGEPSEYSPEPYIYTRALIEDGRENRVMTGPIDTHCPVHILQGLADPDVPASHALKLVSLLPADDVTLSLIPDGDHRLSRPQDLDMLVRAVGAMAGHAG
- a CDS encoding benzoate/H(+) symporter BenE family transporter; translation: MRVSIPVSAFVAAIVGFGGTLAIVIAAAKAVGATQIETASWVTAICLAMAIECLWLSWRTKMPVITAWSTPGLALIAASSGFSMREAVAAFIVTGILLIATGLFRPLTQLIARIPASVASGMLAGIVVTFAINAVKTIPVDPWLILPLIAAFFVIRLFNPALSVLAVLVGGGLAAFLTGRVGGLPTPELSTLTLIAPDFTVKAIIGLALPLYLVTMASQNLSGLAVLRAAGYHPEPGPLISVTGLLSLLSAPFGAATTNLAAISAAICTGPDVHPDPAERWKTGPFYALAYIIFAMFGASLVAIFAVLPQSLIVLVAGLALMASLANALAIALKDEGERMAATVTFVVTASGLTLFGVGAAFWGLVAGLALLFLDILKKR
- a CDS encoding DUF2852 domain-containing protein; protein product: MNTSALIRPAWTPATIALMVIGFMVFWPLGFAMLAYIIWGDRLDGFKRDVNRATDGIFAGCRRGSDKASRWGHGSARTGNVAFDDWREKELERLNEERRKLDEMLTQFDEYARELRRAKDQDEFDRFMANRNKSTAPTTTDTTTTKRGGKGSGLLDD
- a CDS encoding M48 family metallopeptidase, with translation MSFGFFRNLTKPKPAPVEEREHVVAGRSLPLKIVENDRARRLTLRIDSGGRGLRITVPPGLRRGEVEKFLHRHQGWLEQRLAKVPDRPQVRPGIKIPLRGVPHLIVHEPGKRGTVSVENDAAGPTLVVHGDRIHLPRRIADFLKREAKREIEALVLKHTGALGKRAKAVRFKDTSSRWGSCTSDGSLSFSWRIMMAPAPVINYLVAHEVAHLKEMNHGPDFWALCEELCPDTERCKAWLKRNGGALQAIVFE
- a CDS encoding phosphoribosylanthranilate isomerase; its protein translation is MALDIKICGLKTDTAMAAALAGGASHVGFIFFAKSPRFIEPSEAGRLREAATGKASAVAVTVDASDAFLDEIVQKMRPDMMQLHGSESPARLTAVKARYGLPVMKALSVSQTADLERVKPFIGIADRFLFDAKPPKGSELPGGNGVSFDWDILTGLDAGVDYMLSGGLNAANIGDALRLANPPGIDISSGVESAPGVKDPVLIEQFFRAVRAATDNRAA
- the trpB gene encoding tryptophan synthase subunit beta; translation: MNKPATPNSFRTGPDEQGMFGIFGGRFVAETLMPLILDLERNWNEVKNDPDFKAELQNLSTHYAGRPSKLYFAEGLTRHLREVSSAKGLGGGAKVYFKREDLNHTGSHKINNCLGQILLAKRMGKKRIIAETGAGQHGVASATVAARFGFPCVVYMGATDVARQSPNVFRMKLLGAEVRPVTAGHGTLKDAMNEALRDWVTNVEDTYYLIGTAAGPHPYPELVRDFQSVIGTEARAQILEQEGRLPDTIIAAVGGGSNAIGMFHPFLDDKDVRIIGIEAGGRGLDGIEHCASMNAGSPGVLHGNRTYLLQNADGQIMDGHSISAGLDYPGVGPEHSWLRDSGRVEYVPILDDEALEAFKLTTRVEGIIPALESAHAIAHAVKIVPAMDKDQIVIVNLSGRGDKDVHTVASMLGMEI
- the trpA gene encoding tryptophan synthase subunit alpha — encoded protein: MTTRIDRRMAKLKTEGRPALVTYFMGGDPDYDTSLSIMKALPKAGADIIELGMPFSDPMADGPAIQAAGLRALKGGQTLVKTLKMASDFRAGDNETPIVLMGYYNPIYVYGVDRFLKDALASGIDGLIVVDLPPEMDEELCIPALKAGINFIRLATPTTDDKRLPKVLQNTSGFVYYVSMTGITGSALADTGKVAAAVKRIKGHTDLPVCVGFGVKTAEQARTIGASADGVVVGTAIVNAVANVLGPKGEKTADPAEAVATLVSGLAQGVRGARLAAAE